Below is a window of bacterium DNA.
AGCCTTTGCATGGCATCACCGGAATGACGTCGTGATTTAACAGCTGCAGCAGAGACTCCACCACCTCAGGTCGAACGCCAGAGTAGCCGGTGCACAGCGTGTTGATTTTCAGCAGTAGAATGACGCGCGCGATCTCATGGGGAATCGCGGGCCCTACGCCGCAGGCATGGCTTAGCACCAGATTGCGCTGCAGGGCGTTGATCTCACTGTCCGGGATGTGCACAGAGGCGAGTTTGCCGAACCCGGTATTAAGGCCATACACCACTTTGCCCTGGTGGATGAATGCCTCCACGCAGCGGCGGCTGGCGCGGATTCGGTCCCAGGCGGCCGGCGCCACCTGCACCGGCACCCGGCCGCGGCTCACGGCCGATAGGCTTTGCAGATCCAGGGAAAAGCCGTCGAGGACGATTTTAGTCGGGTCCTTTTTCATAGAAGAATGGGTGTAGTTTAGCGATTATTTGCTAAAGAATCAACTTGATTTTTATACAGGAGAAGAACAGCGGGAAAAAGAGGGCAGAAAAAAACGAGGTCTGTCTTCTTTGGAGGACCGACCTCGTTTTCCCTTACATAACCCCTTCGGTTCGAAATTGATCGTAGAGTTTGAGGATAGCTGGCACGTAGTTGCGGGTCTCGGTAACGAGCGCGCTGTGATCGCGGTTGGATGCGATCCAGATCTCGGCGCGTTTAGGACCGCCATTGTATGCTGCCAGCCCGCCGTCATGATTGTACAGGCTCACCAGGTCGCTGAGGTAGCGACAGCCGAGACGGATGTTCAGAATGGGGTCATTGAGCACTTGTTCGTGGGATGTCCATTCAATGCCCTCCTGCACCGCGAGATAAGCGCCGGTGGTGGGCATGATTTGCATCAACCCCAGAGCTCCGGCCTTGGAAACCACGGTGGGTTCCCAGGACTGAGCGCTTTCGTGCGTGATAGTGGCGCAAATGAAATCCACATCCAGATTGGAGTATTTGCGCGACATCAGATAGATCTCGTTGGCGATGGCTCGTTTGCTTTCATCGCTCATATTTCGGTTGTAGCGAGAGATGATGCCGACGATCTTGTTCAGGGTTGCACGACGCTCGCTATCGATCACTGCCAGGCTCTGTTGCTCCTGCAGAAGAACCGATAATTCTGCGGAATGGGTTGGCGATTCAAGCGGATCGGTGGCGAGCAACCGAACGCCTTGAATGAGAACAACCGTTAATCCGACGAACAAGCCGATGATCCATTTTGCCGAGGCACGTTTTGATTGCATGATGCACCTCACCATGGGTTTGATCTGGCTTGTTTTTAATTTGTCCTGAAAATGAAGCTGGGCCATCTGGTTCTTGATTGATTGACTGTTCAGGTGGGGCCATTTTTTCATGCTTTTCATTTAGATCCTTATTTTAATTATACTTATTAATTAAATTGCCGCCGAACAGAGTAGAGCGCGAATATAACCAACATAGAACAAGCCGGTTTTATTCCGGCTGTTCCTTTTTATTTGTCGCAATTATAGTGCCATAAATTTAATTTTCTGCCTTTATGTTGTTTTTTTTGATTTTCAATTTTGTAA
It encodes the following:
- a CDS encoding aromatic amino acid lyase, whose translation is MKKDPTKIVLDGFSLDLQSLSAVSRGRVPVQVAPAAWDRIRASRRCVEAFIHQGKVVYGLNTGFGKLASVHIPDSEINALQRNLVLSHACGVGPAIPHEIARVILLLKINTLCTGYSGVRPEVVESLLQLLNHDVIPVMPCKG
- a CDS encoding lytic transglycosylase domain-containing protein, which gives rise to MKSMKKWPHLNSQSIKNQMAQLHFQDKLKTSQIKPMVRCIMQSKRASAKWIIGLFVGLTVVLIQGVRLLATDPLESPTHSAELSVLLQEQQSLAVIDSERRATLNKIVGIISRYNRNMSDESKRAIANEIYLMSRKYSNLDVDFICATITHESAQSWEPTVVSKAGALGLMQIMPTTGAYLAVQEGIEWTSHEQVLNDPILNIRLGCRYLSDLVSLYNHDGGLAAYNGGPKRAEIWIASNRDHSALVTETRNYVPAILKLYDQFRTEGVM